One window of the Thunnus albacares chromosome 3, fThuAlb1.1, whole genome shotgun sequence genome contains the following:
- the rtn4rl2a gene encoding LOW QUALITY PROTEIN: reticulon-4 receptor-like 2a (The sequence of the model RefSeq protein was modified relative to this genomic sequence to represent the inferred CDS: inserted 1 base in 1 codon): MTPIGDVGESTVPTAVGNNGMLEYIWDTGSHQPAHSQSLRLGNQGISGDSXALLRPLRLTRFRLWFRMETPSISRSRRCSIVRNCKSGLSLWLVVWLVLGKPSPASACPHLCVCYPNPVTVSCQAQNFTAVPVGVPYESQRVFLQNNRIMELRVGSFGFGTQVLWLFSNNITWIEAGAFSELRDLEELDLGDNPNLHRLEGGAFRGLEKLQSLHMHRCRLTALPHDIFHKLYSLQFLYLQENNLHFLQDDIFSDLINLSQLFLHGNRIRTLSENVFRGLVNLDRLLLHDNRIRQVNRRAFRDLGRLTMLFLFNNSLAELPSQTLRDTQGIEFLRLNANPWSCGCESRALWEWFREARVSSSEVICASPSTRRGQDLRFLREMDFALCPLPDPGSIGGSTTTTFSTKTRWWFHKNKPQSSTKGIFEKSSETIKAGLYGKGPSSTTSVVKYELGEEELALPKLDPEEYWANYGNEDSGVTLRCFELECPPEFDLPPSSSSPSSSLPSFLSLLALSVFTLFLNFHLLFG, encoded by the exons ATGACCCCGATTGGTGACGTAGGAGAATCCACGGTGCCCACTGCCGTAGGCAATAACGGGATGCTTGAGTATATATGGGACACTGGTAGCCATCAACCGGCACACTCTCAGTCGCTCCGACTCGGGAACCAGGGCATCAGCGGAGATA TGGCTTTACTTCGCCCTCTTAGGCTAACTCGCTTTAGGCTTTGGTTCAGGATGGAAACCCCTTCGATTTCTCGGAGCCGACGATGCTCCATCGTGCGCAACTGCAAAA GCGGTCTCTCCCTCTGGCTGGTGGTGTGGCTGGTCCTCGGTAAGCCAAGTCCGGCATCGGCGTGccctcacctgtgtgtgtgctaccCGAATCCTGTGACTGTGAGCTGCCAGGCGCAGAACTTCACCGCCGTCCCTGTCGGAGTGCCCTATGAGTCGCAGCGCGTGTTCCTCCAGAACAACCGGATCATGGAGCTTAGAGTTGGCTCTTTTGGCTTCGGGACTCAG GTTCTGTGGCTGTTCTCCAACAACATCACGTGGATTGAGGCAGGGGCCTTCAGTGAGCTGAGGGACTTGGAGGAGTTGGACCTGGGGGACAACCCTAACCTCCACAGGCTGGAGGGGGGAGCCTTCCGCGGCCTAGAGAAGCTCCAGAGCCTTCACATGCACCGCTGCCGGCTCACTGCCCTGCCCCATGACATCTTCCACAAGCTTTACAGCCTGCAGTTCCTCTACCTACAG gaAAACAATCTCCACTTCCTGCAGGATGACATCTTTTCTGACCTCATCAACCTGAGCCAGCTTTTCCTGCATGGCAACCGTATCCGCACCCTCTCAGAGAATGTGTTCCGTGGCCTGGTCAACCTCGACCGCCTGCTTCTCCACGACAACCGCATCAGACAGGTGAACCGTCGCGCCTTTCGCGACCTTGGCCGTCTGACCATGCTCTTCCTCTTCAACAACTCTCTGGCTGAGCTGCCCAGCCAGACCCTGCGGGACACCCAAGGCATCGAGTTCCTCCGCCTGAACGCCAACCCCTGGTCCTGCGGCTGTGAGTCCCGCGCTCTGTGGGAGTGGTTCCGTGAGGCCCGCGTCTCTTCATCTGAGGTGATCTGCGCTTCCCCTTCCACCCGCCGCGGCCAGGACCTTCGCTTCCTTCGTGAGATGGACTTCGCTCTCTGCCCCCTGCCCGACCCAGGCTCCATCGGCggctccaccaccaccaccttcaGCACCAAAACCCGCTGGTGGTTTCACAAGAACAAGCCCCAGTCATCCACAAAAGGCATCTTTGAGAAATCCTCAGAGACCATCAAGGCTGGTTTGTACGGGAAAGGCCCATCCTCAACCACATCAGTAGTCAAGTACGAGCTGGGGGAGGAAGAGCTGGCGCTGCCCAAACTTGACCCAGAAGAGTACTGGGCAAACTACGGCAACGAGGACTCAGGTGTCACCCTACGATGCTTCGAGCTTGAATGCCCGCCTGAGTTCGACCTgcctccatcttcctcctctccctcatcctccttgccctctttcctctctctacTGGCCCTCTCTGTATTCACCCTCTTCCTCAACTTCCACCTCCTATTCGGCTGA